The Chryseolinea soli nucleotide sequence GTAAAAAGGGAACGGAGAATTGAAAGCCTGAAAAAAAGTCATCCCAGGAAAAGTCGCCCGCGAACACCGATTTACCAAATGAGTTTTCCGCCCCGGCCAGGGTGGTGGTGATGACTGTCGCAATAAATAATGCCGCCTGGATGATCCCTCGTCTTCTATTGCTCATGGAAATAGTCGAGGATAATATCGGGATGGGATACGTGCAAGGTTTTGATGCCCAAGGTGCGGGCGCCTTCGAGGTTGGACAGGTTGTCGTCGAGGAAAAGGGTCTCTTCAGCCGCCAGGTCGTTCTCGTCCAGCACTTGCTGGAAGATGTCGGCGTTGGGCTTGCGCTTTTTCATGACGTGCGAATAGTAGGCGCGGTGAAAGAACTCGTCGAGGGACGTGCTGTTGGTCAGCATATTCTTGTTGATGTGCACCAGGTGGATGTTGTTGGTATTGCTCAACAGGAAAACGCGGTAAGAATTTTTGAGGCGCTCCAAAAGTTCCAGCTTGCGCACGGGGATGCCCCGCAACATGGCCAGCCAACAGGTGTCGATCTCTTCGTCGGTGGACGTGACGCCATATACGGTTCTTACAAACGAGCGAAAATCCTCGTCGTTCATCAGGCCCATTTCATAGACCTCAAATCCTTTTGAAGAATGGAACAGGTCCGTCACCTTTTGTTTATCCATGCCGGAGAGTTTGGTGAAGGCTTGCAGGGTATGGTCGATGGAGAGATCGAGGATGACGCCGCCGAGGTCGAAGATGAGATTTTTGATGGAAGGATCGCGCTGCACGGTTTTCAGTTTTGTGTATTCAACTTCAAATATGTAACATTGCAGCACTTTTTCAAACCGCCAAAAGGATGGCCGGTGCGGAAAGGGGCCCTTAGCTCAGCTGGTTAGAGCAATTGACTCATAATCAATAGGTCCCCGGATCGTTCCCGGGAGGGCCCACTAAAAATTTAAAGGGGAGTTGCGAATAGCAGCTCCCCTTTTTTCGTGTTTTTAGTCGAGGTGTTAAAAGCCAACCCTACAAATTTACACTACACCCCGCAATGGCATATGCCTTTGTTGTCTGGCGTATTTTCTAGTCCAAAATTGATCCCGATGGCTTAGTCGCATTTTCAATAATTGGAGTCAGTTTCCTTAATTCAAAGTCGTACGCGTAAATGGTACTTTGTCGTTCGTTTTCTTTGCTCGCGCTAAACACCAACTTGTTCTCGCCAATCATATAAAGGTCACTCGCATACATTTTTTTTGGCGAGATTCTCACGGATTCTTTAGTCTGCATGTTGACGTACAGAATCGCATAGACTGGGCCCTCTACATCATCCATCCTCTCGTCAACACCTGCATTCAAAAAGAAACTGCTTTTATCTTTTGATATCCAAAATCGATTGTCGCTTGCCAGCGCTAAATCTTCTCCTAAAGTCTCGCTGATATTTATTTTTTGAAGTTCAGCTCCGGTAAGGTCGAATTCAAAAATGTCCATTAAATCGTGGGCAATTATTGATTTACTGTCAGGCGACCAGGTAGGTTGATAAAGTCCATATCCCGGAGTTCCCTTAATTTTTGTAAATCCAGTATTGTCACTTTTGACGACACCGATCGCCCAGTCGCCATCGTCCCAGACATTAAAAGCAACGTATTTTCCGTCAGGCGACCAAACCGCGCCGTAGAAATTATCACTATCAACTTTTAATCTGACCTCTTTCATTGTCTTCAAATCAACCAGGAATATCTCTCTGGCACTACCACCATACTTAAGAAAGGTTAATCTCTTCCCATCTGGAGAAATACAAGGGTCATAGCCAGCTAATATTTGCTTCTCCGGGTCCTGTCCGAGTTTACTATAAATCACAGTGTCTCTCTGAAACACCATGAATGTCTCCATTGTCTGTTTCCCCAAAGTTTTATCAGGGGCTGAACTTCCAGTCTCAGATTTTTTTTCTGAGCACGAAATCACCAATAGCCCGATGGATAGTATTTTTAATAATCTCATTTGTCCTGAAAATATGACCAGCAACGTTGTAATAAAAGAATGTCTTAGATTTTTTTGGTTTCAATGTTAAAAGCTGGATTTGGTAGGTGGAGATTTCGATGTGGTCTGACCCAAACTTGTTTCAGCATGCTTCCAGGCCCGCGCGTAGCCAACGATAGCACCAAATGTCCTTGTTATTTTACAGGAAGACTGTCCGGCGAAGATAGGGTGGGTTTGTCAAGTTGTTTGAAGTAACGATATATCCCAAAGGTGAGTGTTGCTAAACTCATTAACCACAGCCAATAGCCAAAATTCAAACTTTTAATAGGCGCTGTCCTTCCGCTTTCTGCTGCCAGAATTCGTTGCCACATCACAAATGAAAATGCAAGAAGGGTTGCGGCCATAGAAACCTTCTTGCTTGCCTTGGCCGATCTCGCGAAAGCGAGTAGCCCAAAAAGATAGAGGGGATTGGCAAGCCAAACTATCCATTCCAAAAACCCGCCACCAAGAATGGCCAATGCGCCCATCAAAAGCACCGAGAGCGAGGAATGTGTTTTCCGGCCATCGAAGTCATCATAGGTTAGTGCGGTCTGTGTCAACGAAAGTATGTAAAGCGCCAGGCTGAGGAGTATACTATAGATTTTGACCCGTTTTAATTTCCTTTCCATGTTTTATGATCGTTCGATTCAGTTGCCCATAGGACATATCCATTCAATATAAGCACATCACTCCGTAAAATGGTCACTTGATCCGTTAAAACCTCATCTTCTGGTGTACTGTTTTCAACGCTCCGAAGCAATCAGGCCTACCGTTGTTACAACAATCACGGCCTGCTTCGTATTTTCATCGTGGTGATCAAGCTGCATGAGCTTCAAAACCAACCCTTTCCTTTACGAATTTCGCTACTCATCTCCATCGATGCATGCAATATAACATCGCTTGTTCAGGGTATCCTCGATCGACGACTCTACCCGGTTCTGAGTACAGATCCCATCCTTCCCTACCCAGCTTTCGCTTCAAAAAATTGGCTCTCACAAGCGATTGACGCAGGGTGAGCTGAGCCACTACATTTGTTTAGAATCAATCTAAACAAAAACATGAAAACGCTTTTCAGTCACGCTATAAATAACATTCTCTCTCTACTCCTACTTCTCATTTCCACCATTACCATTGCGCAGGAACGGATCATCACCGCCGGCAGTGCGCTCACGGAAACGGTATGCGCCCTCGGTGATTGTGACAAGATCATCGCTTCCGACCGCACCAGCCTCTACCCTGCTCACATCCAGCAGCTACCCTCTATAGGTTACCGCGGGGGGATCAATGCGGAGGGGATCATTAGTTTGAAGCCCACACTTATTATAGCGGAGAAGGATTATGTGGAAGACGCAGTGCTCGAACAGTTAGGGCAGAGTGGTATCAAGTTGCTGATCATCGATCGTAAACTGGAGATCGGAGAGACTAAAAAATTCATCATGCAAATCGCCGCGGCGCTGAAACGCGAGGCTGAAGGAAAAAAGCTCATTGCCAAGATCGACAGCGATTTGGCCGAAGCCAATGCTTTGTTGAAGAAAACGACTTCCCATCCGAAAGTGATCTGCATCTACAACCGCGGCACGGCCACCGTGAGCATGGCGGGCAAAAATACATTCGGCAACATTCTTTCTTATGTGGGCGCCACCAGTGCCGTGGCCGACATCGAGGGCTACAAACCCTTGAATACAGAGTCCCTGATTGCGGCCAACCCAGACTATCTCCTTATGGTGTCGACGGGATTGGAAAGTATCGGTGGCGTTGACGGCATGTTGAAAGTGCCTGGCATAGCGCAGACCACTGCCGGAATGAAACGGCAGATCGTGGCTATCGAAAGCCTGAAGCTCACCAACTTCGGTCCGCGTGTAGGCGAGGCGATAAAGGAGATCGTCGTGTTGTTGCATCCTGAGTTGCGTTCAAAATAAGCGCGTCATGAATCTTGTACTCGCTACACGTGACTATCGGACCACGCTCATCCTGGCAGGGCTAGGCCTCTGCCTGATCATGGCAACGCTTTTCTCTTTGTCGGTTGGCGCGGTGTCTATTCCTGTGAAGGATGTCGCCGTCATCCTACTTCAGAAGCTGGGGCTCTTTCGAAATGTAACCGTAGAGGGCATGCATGAAGTTGTGTTGTCGTCTATCCGGCTTCCGCGGATCATCATGACCATTCTGATCGGGGCGTCGCTGGGTGTGAGCGGGTCGGCGTTGCAAGCGTTGTTCCGGAATCCTCTGGTGGAGCCAAGCCTGATCGGTGTTTCTGGTGGCTCGGCTTCGGCGGTGGTGACGGTGATCGTTTTTGGCAGCGCATTGCCGTTGCCGGTGAATGGATGGCTGTATCATTCGCTTTTGCAATTGGTGGCGTTTGGAGGTGGTATGTTGGCCACCTTCATTGTGTTGGAGTTGAGTACTCAATTGGGTAAAACCAATATCGCTGTCCTTATTCTCACCGGTGTGGCGCTCAATGCGCTGGCCGGAGCTGTGATCGGGCTTGCTATTTTTTATGCCGATGAGAATCAACTGCGCACATTCACCTTCTGGACTTTGGGCGATTTAGGCGGCGCCACCTGGGACAAATTGCGCTTTGCTGCTCCCCTCCTGGTTACCGCGTGCGCAGGCTTATTATTCTTCGCGCCTTCACTGAACCTCTTTTCATTGGGAGAAGCCGAAGCCTACCACACCGGCGTGAATGTTGAAAGCGCCAAACGACGCATCATCATTTTTGCAGCCCTCGCGGTGGGCATCAGCGTGTCGCTTTCGGGTATCATTGGATTTGTGGGATTAGTGGTTCCGCACGTGATCCGCGTCTCCTTTCACTCCGACAACCGGTTGGTGTTGCCCGGCTCAGTTTTGGGCGGGGCTTTATTGCTGGTTTTGTCCGACGTGATCGCCCGTACGGTAGTGAGCCCTTCCGAATTGCCCATCGGCGTGGTGACGGCGCTGATCGGCGCGCCGTTTTTTATGGGATTGTTGATGAATGCCAAACGCAAACACGAACTATAATGTACCAGGCCTCCCATCTTTCGTATCGCGTTCGCGAAAAAATTCTTCTGCAAGATGTCAGCCTGGCGATTGCTCCCGGGCAGTTCACGGCCGTGGTGGGTCCCAACGGCGCGGGCAAGAGCACGTTGTTGAAGACGATGGCCCTGGAGCACACTGGTTACCACGGTGACATCGTAATCAACGGTAAGCCTGCCAAAGCTTACTCGCCGCGCGAGCTTTCCTTCGTCCGGGC carries:
- a CDS encoding HAD family hydrolase, whose protein sequence is MLQCYIFEVEYTKLKTVQRDPSIKNLIFDLGGVILDLSIDHTLQAFTKLSGMDKQKVTDLFHSSKGFEVYEMGLMNDEDFRSFVRTVYGVTSTDEEIDTCWLAMLRGIPVRKLELLERLKNSYRVFLLSNTNNIHLVHINKNMLTNSTSLDEFFHRAYYSHVMKKRKPNADIFQQVLDENDLAAEETLFLDDNLSNLEGARTLGIKTLHVSHPDIILDYFHEQ
- a CDS encoding PD40 domain-containing protein, yielding MRLLKILSIGLLVISCSEKKSETGSSAPDKTLGKQTMETFMVFQRDTVIYSKLGQDPEKQILAGYDPCISPDGKRLTFLKYGGSAREIFLVDLKTMKEVRLKVDSDNFYGAVWSPDGKYVAFNVWDDGDWAIGVVKSDNTGFTKIKGTPGYGLYQPTWSPDSKSIIAHDLMDIFEFDLTGAELQKINISETLGEDLALASDNRFWISKDKSSFFLNAGVDERMDDVEGPVYAILYVNMQTKESVRISPKKMYASDLYMIGENKLVFSASKENERQSTIYAYDFELRKLTPIIENATKPSGSILD
- a CDS encoding heme/hemin ABC transporter substrate-binding protein encodes the protein MKTLFSHAINNILSLLLLLISTITIAQERIITAGSALTETVCALGDCDKIIASDRTSLYPAHIQQLPSIGYRGGINAEGIISLKPTLIIAEKDYVEDAVLEQLGQSGIKLLIIDRKLEIGETKKFIMQIAAALKREAEGKKLIAKIDSDLAEANALLKKTTSHPKVICIYNRGTATVSMAGKNTFGNILSYVGATSAVADIEGYKPLNTESLIAANPDYLLMVSTGLESIGGVDGMLKVPGIAQTTAGMKRQIVAIESLKLTNFGPRVGEAIKEIVVLLHPELRSK
- a CDS encoding FecCD family ABC transporter permease, coding for MNLVLATRDYRTTLILAGLGLCLIMATLFSLSVGAVSIPVKDVAVILLQKLGLFRNVTVEGMHEVVLSSIRLPRIIMTILIGASLGVSGSALQALFRNPLVEPSLIGVSGGSASAVVTVIVFGSALPLPVNGWLYHSLLQLVAFGGGMLATFIVLELSTQLGKTNIAVLILTGVALNALAGAVIGLAIFYADENQLRTFTFWTLGDLGGATWDKLRFAAPLLVTACAGLLFFAPSLNLFSLGEAEAYHTGVNVESAKRRIIIFAALAVGISVSLSGIIGFVGLVVPHVIRVSFHSDNRLVLPGSVLGGALLLVLSDVIARTVVSPSELPIGVVTALIGAPFFMGLLMNAKRKHEL